In a genomic window of Methanogenium sp. S4BF:
- a CDS encoding aldehyde ferredoxin oxidoreductase family protein, giving the protein MDGYANKIAWVDLGKKKISIRTTDAEMKRHYIGGRGFGAHIISSQMDPRTDPLDPANMITFMTGPTTGTGIPLGNRYEVCTKSPLNGTLMSSNSGGVFGWKMKKAGFDGVVVTGKADTPSYLYLENGTAEIRNAADYWGKTTHETTDALQEDLEDAKARVLCIGPAGEHLSLLACVINDRDRAAGRGGAGAVMGAKNLKAIVATGDMPIKPADPDRLDAVKERIRTKIQENGICDGLQLYGTSILVNIIHGNDILPTRNFQRCNFANPEAVSGERMRETILKKEKGCYACIVKCSRVCEVEGETHEGPEYEGVWGFGPDLGIDDLPLITQANWLCNKLGLDNIGTAGAIACAMEMREKGYISEGPTFGDGSGLLELVSQMGHREGFGAELTDSSYRFAMKYGHPELSMSVKMQDLPAYDPRGLQGHGLAYATSVRGGDHVYGYMISPEVLGSPEKLDPYASEGKALWVKIFQDLTAAIDASGLCLFTSFALNADDYADLMSATTGTNIDAAEFLKIGERIWNVQKLFNLAVGYTKADDTLPDRLLTEPLQDGAPKGRIWERQPLLDEYYAERGWDNEGVPTPQKLKELGITAKGTMHAHT; this is encoded by the coding sequence ATGGATGGATATGCCAACAAAATTGCCTGGGTGGATTTGGGGAAGAAGAAGATCTCCATCCGGACAACAGATGCTGAGATGAAACGCCATTACATCGGGGGGAGAGGATTTGGCGCACACATCATCTCCTCACAGATGGACCCACGGACGGACCCGCTGGACCCCGCAAATATGATCACATTTATGACCGGCCCCACCACAGGAACCGGCATCCCTCTCGGAAACCGGTATGAGGTATGTACCAAGTCGCCCCTGAACGGGACACTGATGTCATCCAACAGCGGAGGAGTGTTTGGCTGGAAGATGAAGAAAGCGGGATTTGACGGCGTTGTTGTTACAGGAAAAGCAGATACACCTTCATATCTCTATCTGGAGAACGGGACTGCTGAAATACGGAACGCAGCAGACTACTGGGGAAAGACAACCCACGAAACCACGGACGCACTCCAGGAGGATCTGGAAGATGCAAAGGCACGCGTGCTCTGTATCGGGCCCGCCGGGGAGCATCTGAGCCTGCTCGCCTGTGTGATAAACGACCGGGATCGTGCCGCAGGCAGAGGCGGTGCCGGTGCCGTGATGGGGGCAAAAAACCTGAAGGCCATTGTCGCAACCGGAGACATGCCAATAAAACCAGCTGATCCGGATCGCCTGGATGCGGTGAAAGAAAGAATCCGCACGAAAATTCAGGAGAACGGCATATGCGATGGACTGCAGCTCTATGGCACATCAATCCTTGTCAACATCATTCACGGAAACGATATCCTTCCGACACGGAACTTCCAGCGCTGCAACTTCGCGAATCCTGAAGCAGTATCAGGGGAACGGATGAGGGAGACCATCCTGAAAAAAGAGAAGGGCTGCTATGCATGCATTGTCAAGTGCAGCCGGGTATGCGAAGTGGAGGGAGAGACGCATGAAGGGCCGGAGTATGAAGGGGTCTGGGGATTTGGCCCGGACCTCGGAATTGATGACCTGCCGCTCATTACACAGGCAAACTGGCTCTGCAACAAACTCGGTCTCGACAACATCGGCACGGCCGGCGCCATAGCCTGTGCGATGGAGATGAGAGAAAAAGGCTATATCAGCGAGGGTCCCACGTTTGGTGATGGCTCAGGCCTTCTGGAACTGGTCAGCCAGATGGGACACCGGGAGGGATTTGGCGCCGAACTGACAGACAGTTCGTACCGCTTTGCCATGAAATACGGCCACCCGGAACTTTCGATGAGCGTAAAGATGCAGGATCTGCCGGCATACGACCCACGCGGCCTCCAGGGGCACGGGCTTGCGTATGCCACCAGTGTCCGCGGCGGCGATCATGTCTACGGCTACATGATATCACCGGAAGTGCTTGGTTCACCGGAGAAACTGGACCCCTATGCAAGCGAAGGGAAGGCACTGTGGGTGAAGATCTTCCAGGACCTGACCGCCGCCATTGATGCATCAGGCCTCTGCCTCTTTACCTCCTTTGCACTGAACGCAGATGATTATGCAGACCTGATGTCTGCGACGACGGGGACAAATATCGATGCGGCCGAATTCCTGAAAATCGGGGAGCGGATCTGGAATGTCCAGAAGCTCTTCAACCTCGCGGTCGGATACACAAAAGCCGACGACACCCTCCCGGATCGCCTGCTCACAGAACCCCTGCAGGACGGCGCTCCGAAAGGACGGATCTGGGAACGACAGCCCCTGCTGGACGAATACTATGCAGAACGCGGGTGGGACAACGAAGGTGTGCCCACGCCTCAAAAACTCAAAGAACTCGGTATCACTGCGAAAGGAACCATGCATGCTCACACCTGA
- a CDS encoding HesA/MoeB/ThiF family protein, with translation MLTPEEKEQFVRQISILGEDGQEKLKRASVLVAGAGGLGTSVALHCAFAGFGTIRIADCDRIERSNLNRQTLYRLHDIGRMKADVAVERIQGVTPYLCAEAVHTVITAENVLRMTTGMDIIIDAMDNYDTRYILADAAEERGIPFIHGAIDGFYGQVSTIVPGRSACLRCIVPHPPPPGKVPALSATTGIIGSIQVTEALKCILGRGTLLTDRLLLWDGLHCEMDTIENTPLKECPHCGTKRGN, from the coding sequence ATGCTCACACCTGAAGAAAAAGAACAGTTTGTACGCCAGATCTCAATTCTGGGAGAAGACGGGCAGGAAAAACTAAAACGCGCCTCTGTACTGGTGGCAGGGGCAGGGGGGCTGGGGACATCTGTTGCCCTCCATTGTGCCTTTGCCGGCTTCGGCACGATCCGTATCGCAGACTGCGACAGAATCGAACGCTCAAACCTCAACCGCCAGACCCTGTACCGTCTGCACGATATCGGACGAATGAAAGCAGATGTGGCAGTGGAGAGAATACAGGGAGTCACCCCGTATCTCTGTGCAGAGGCGGTACACACCGTCATCACTGCAGAGAATGTTCTCCGGATGACAACGGGCATGGATATCATCATTGATGCAATGGATAACTACGACACCCGCTACATTCTTGCAGATGCGGCAGAAGAACGGGGAATTCCATTCATTCATGGTGCGATTGACGGATTTTATGGACAGGTTTCAACAATCGTGCCGGGCAGGTCCGCCTGTCTGCGGTGCATTGTCCCCCACCCGCCTCCACCCGGAAAAGTCCCGGCACTCTCCGCCACGACAGGGATCATCGGAAGCATTCAGGTAACGGAAGCACTAAAATGCATTCTCGGGAGAGGCACCCTCCTTACCGACAGGCTGCTCTTGTGGGACGGCCTTCATTGTGAAATGGATACGATTGAGAACACTCCCCTGAAGGAATGTCCACACTGCGGAACCAAGAGGGGGAACTGA
- a CDS encoding ubiquitin-like small modifier protein 1 encodes MIVTVKTFATLRRFMEKEAEVTVEEGTTAGELLLMLSAAHPGLKSELFDENGELRKYVNILKNGRNIHFLKKLGTVLEEDDLIAIFPPSGGG; translated from the coding sequence ATGATAGTAACGGTAAAGACATTCGCAACCCTGCGCCGGTTTATGGAGAAGGAGGCAGAGGTGACCGTAGAGGAAGGCACCACGGCAGGGGAACTCCTGCTGATGCTTTCAGCAGCACATCCCGGCCTAAAAAGCGAACTCTTTGACGAGAACGGGGAACTCCGTAAATATGTAAACATCCTGAAGAACGGAAGAAATATCCATTTCCTGAAGAAACTCGGGACAGTCCTGGAAGAAGATGATTTGATTGCCATCTTCCCCCCCTCCGGCGGGGGATAA
- a CDS encoding NifB/NifX family molybdenum-iron cluster-binding protein, with translation MNVCITSKGDSPESAAENRFGRTPFFIVYDDETGDVIETISNASANDASGVGPKVVQMLVSKGVNVVITGQVGGNANKGLEIAGIPTYAFGEAKTVAEAYAAYKAGTLTRIV, from the coding sequence ATGAACGTATGTATTACATCAAAAGGCGATTCACCAGAATCTGCTGCAGAAAACCGCTTCGGAAGGACACCATTCTTTATTGTCTACGATGATGAAACGGGAGATGTCATTGAGACCATCAGCAATGCAAGCGCAAATGATGCCAGCGGCGTCGGCCCCAAGGTTGTCCAGATGCTGGTATCAAAGGGCGTCAATGTCGTCATCACCGGACAGGTCGGCGGGAACGCCAACAAGGGCCTTGAAATTGCAGGCATCCCCACCTATGCATTCGGCGAGGCAAAGACCGTTGCAGAGGCATACGCTGCATACAAAGCAGGAACACTGACCCGTATCGTCTAA
- a CDS encoding ATP-binding protein, whose product MNIVVASGKGGTGKTMVSVNLAWSISQSRETHLIDCDAEEPNVHLFYPGRKTEEPVTVKVPEVSSEKCTLCGACGEFCRYGAISVLTKTVMFQAHLCHSCGGCLLSCPADAITEVPRRIGMVTQSQPSSSLTVISGILDEGEIAAPAVITAAKEAGEWDGVSILDGPPGSACPVIETMEGADVCILVTESTPSGLADLRRAARLAEALGIPAGVVINRSDGEDGPTLAFCAEEGIPVLLTIPFDREIAAIQNRGAILCAEKEEWKEFFFRLYEDALTIATGGIT is encoded by the coding sequence ATGAACATCGTCGTTGCCAGCGGCAAGGGCGGCACCGGAAAGACCATGGTCTCCGTAAATCTCGCATGGTCAATCTCACAGTCACGGGAGACACATCTGATAGACTGTGATGCAGAAGAGCCAAACGTCCATCTCTTCTATCCCGGCAGGAAGACAGAAGAACCGGTAACCGTGAAGGTGCCTGAGGTTAGCAGCGAAAAATGCACATTATGCGGCGCCTGCGGTGAATTCTGCAGATATGGAGCAATTTCAGTCCTCACCAAAACCGTGATGTTCCAGGCACACCTCTGCCATTCATGCGGCGGATGCCTGCTGTCCTGTCCGGCAGACGCCATCACCGAGGTCCCCCGGCGGATTGGAATGGTAACCCAAAGCCAGCCGTCTTCCTCACTCACGGTCATCTCAGGCATTCTTGACGAAGGGGAGATCGCAGCACCGGCCGTCATTACGGCAGCCAAAGAGGCAGGAGAGTGGGACGGCGTATCCATCCTTGACGGGCCGCCCGGCAGCGCCTGTCCGGTAATTGAGACAATGGAAGGCGCAGACGTCTGTATTCTTGTCACCGAATCGACACCCTCCGGCCTCGCAGACCTCAGGAGAGCCGCACGCCTCGCAGAAGCACTGGGTATTCCTGCCGGAGTTGTCATCAACCGGAGTGATGGCGAGGATGGCCCGACACTCGCATTCTGTGCAGAAGAAGGAATCCCGGTTCTCCTGACGATTCCCTTTGACCGGGAAATCGCTGCAATCCAGAACAGGGGTGCTATACTCTGCGCTGAAAAAGAAGAGTGGAAAGAATTCTTTTTCCGATTATATGAAGATGCCCTCACCATCGCCACCGGAGGCATCACATGA
- a CDS encoding ATP-binding protein — protein sequence MKTIAVMSGKGGTGKTMVAAGFAVFSDERLILADCDVDAANLSLLLETSGTACRPFMGLECASIDETRCVGCGLCAVYCRFSAIDQGDDGIFRVNPLKCEGCAVCTLVCKEDAVTIAERQSGEVCHSDTPQGPLFHAELFPGSGTSGRLVFEVKKDALNKEADAPAFLIDGPPGIGCPVISAISGVDAVVLVTEPGISALHDLRRLVTICRQFGVSMFLVLNKADLDEERAEDVRRYCAQEAIEIIGTIPFDPAVIEAARRGESVADTDTPAAISLKNAWKTLSLAMGISP from the coding sequence ATGAAGACCATCGCAGTGATGAGCGGCAAGGGCGGCACCGGAAAAACGATGGTAGCCGCCGGATTTGCCGTATTTTCCGATGAACGGCTGATTCTGGCAGACTGTGATGTCGATGCAGCAAATCTCAGCCTGCTCCTGGAGACGTCAGGGACGGCATGCCGCCCGTTCATGGGACTGGAGTGTGCATCCATTGACGAGACCCGGTGTGTCGGATGCGGACTGTGTGCAGTATACTGCCGGTTCTCTGCAATCGACCAGGGGGACGATGGAATATTCCGTGTCAATCCCCTGAAATGCGAGGGGTGCGCCGTGTGCACCCTGGTATGTAAGGAAGACGCAGTCACGATTGCCGAACGCCAGAGCGGCGAAGTCTGTCATTCTGACACACCTCAGGGTCCGCTCTTCCATGCAGAACTCTTCCCCGGCTCCGGCACCAGCGGCCGGCTGGTCTTTGAGGTGAAAAAGGACGCACTGAACAAAGAAGCAGATGCCCCGGCATTTCTGATTGACGGCCCTCCCGGGATCGGGTGCCCTGTGATCTCTGCGATCAGCGGTGTAGACGCTGTCGTCCTTGTGACCGAGCCCGGCATATCGGCCCTCCATGATCTCCGGCGTCTGGTGACCATATGCCGTCAGTTTGGTGTGTCAATGTTTCTGGTGCTGAATAAAGCAGACCTTGACGAGGAACGCGCAGAGGATGTCAGGAGATACTGCGCACAGGAAGCAATCGAGATCATCGGCACGATACCCTTTGATCCGGCAGTCATTGAGGCCGCCCGCCGTGGGGAGTCTGTCGCAGATACGGACACCCCGGCTGCCATAAGCCTGAAAAATGCATGGAAGACGCTCTCTTTGGCAATGGGGATCTCCCCATGA
- a CDS encoding DUF134 domain-containing protein — protein MEDALFGNGDLPMNCGAGGGNRRRGRPRRTRMIETEGIWRCYGPCCTRGEQHPRETVTLLPEELEAFRLVDSEGLDQESAAERMHISRRTLWRDVHTARKKVADALSEGKVIIISDCGKTGQDTCILSDSETAEDETLPQPEL, from the coding sequence ATGGAAGACGCTCTCTTTGGCAATGGGGATCTCCCCATGAACTGCGGTGCCGGAGGGGGAAACCGGCGACGCGGCCGTCCCCGACGCACCAGGATGATAGAAACGGAGGGGATATGGCGGTGTTACGGACCCTGCTGCACCCGGGGAGAACAGCACCCCCGTGAGACGGTCACCCTCCTCCCCGAAGAGCTGGAGGCATTCAGGCTGGTTGACAGCGAGGGGCTTGACCAGGAATCCGCTGCAGAACGGATGCATATCTCCCGGAGAACACTCTGGCGCGATGTCCATACTGCCCGGAAAAAAGTGGCTGATGCTCTCTCAGAGGGGAAGGTCATCATCATCTCAGACTGTGGAAAGACCGGTCAGGACACCTGCATTCTCTCGGATTCAGAGACGGCAGAGGATGAAACACTGCCGCAACCGGAACTGTAA
- the budA gene encoding acetolactate decarboxylase gives MKPRDTQTFLIAAIIVLIGIIAYLILFPCITPADAPPEKAPDARDTLYQVSTINALLQSVYDGIVPISEAQMHGDTAIGTTDGLDGELIGVDGGYYVIRSDGVAYPLDGTITTPFISATFFDPDFTIPVNDTADISGFGEQLESGLPSANMFYAIRMDGTFDYVKTRSMPKQTRPYPKLADVVAEQSVFEFHNTTGTIVGFWSPDFVSGFNVPGYHIHFITDDRTAGGHVLDLRMNDGEIKVDITPDLYIVLPTEGDFYHVNLTEDLSSALESVEKS, from the coding sequence ATGAAACCACGCGATACGCAGACATTCCTGATCGCCGCAATCATTGTTCTCATCGGTATCATTGCCTATCTCATCCTTTTCCCCTGCATCACCCCTGCAGATGCACCCCCGGAGAAAGCACCTGACGCCCGTGACACCCTCTACCAGGTGTCAACCATAAACGCCCTCCTCCAGAGTGTCTATGACGGTATTGTCCCCATATCGGAGGCGCAGATGCACGGTGACACCGCCATCGGCACCACTGACGGACTTGACGGGGAGTTGATCGGCGTGGACGGCGGGTATTATGTCATCCGTTCAGACGGGGTGGCATATCCGCTGGACGGCACCATCACAACACCCTTTATCTCTGCCACCTTCTTTGACCCGGATTTTACCATCCCGGTGAATGACACTGCAGACATAAGCGGGTTTGGGGAGCAGCTTGAGTCCGGCCTCCCCTCTGCAAACATGTTCTACGCCATCCGCATGGACGGCACATTTGACTATGTAAAGACACGGAGTATGCCAAAACAGACCCGCCCGTATCCGAAACTTGCAGATGTGGTGGCAGAACAGTCGGTGTTTGAGTTCCACAATACAACAGGCACCATCGTGGGATTCTGGTCCCCTGATTTTGTGAGCGGCTTCAACGTGCCGGGGTACCACATTCACTTCATCACCGATGACCGCACCGCAGGCGGGCATGTGCTGGACCTCCGGATGAACGACGGGGAGATAAAAGTCGACATCACCCCGGATCTGTATATAGTCCTCCCCACCGAGGGTGATTTTTACCATGTCAATCTCACCGAAGACCTGAGTTCGGCACTGGAATCTGTTGAGAAGAGCTAA
- a CDS encoding mechanosensitive ion channel domain-containing protein gives MAEITNLSGDVSQVSSAIPDLDLIITIVLIFVGAYLIVKVAVFLLRRFSEKAGRYRIAVTMVIPLLKIIVYVSAVYFVLKTIFDPGLTELALFSGLFGAAIGFGLKDIFADIIGGIVIAFERPYQIGDKIEVSGTYGEVTDIGLRATRVVTPDDSVVSIPNYAIFQEPTASQNSGKTEMMVVIDIFIDPRSDGNLAMDIVRDSLITSKYVYISPKRPYTVLLQDFPFYRRIRGKAYVNDLRSEFEFSSEVTRRAWGELSRQGILPPPPARVPEENAAD, from the coding sequence ATGGCGGAAATTACTAACCTGTCCGGTGACGTTTCACAGGTCTCATCGGCCATCCCGGATCTGGACCTGATTATCACGATTGTGCTGATATTTGTTGGCGCATATCTCATTGTCAAAGTCGCCGTTTTTCTTTTGCGCAGGTTCTCAGAGAAGGCCGGCAGATACCGCATTGCGGTCACGATGGTTATCCCTCTCCTGAAAATAATCGTTTATGTCTCAGCAGTATATTTCGTCCTGAAGACGATCTTTGATCCGGGTCTTACCGAACTGGCGTTGTTTTCCGGTCTGTTTGGTGCTGCAATCGGGTTTGGGCTGAAGGATATCTTTGCTGATATCATCGGCGGAATTGTGATCGCCTTTGAACGGCCATACCAGATTGGTGACAAGATAGAGGTGAGCGGTACATATGGAGAAGTCACCGATATTGGTCTGCGGGCGACACGGGTGGTAACCCCTGACGATTCGGTTGTGTCCATTCCGAATTATGCCATCTTTCAGGAGCCCACTGCAAGCCAGAATTCCGGAAAGACCGAAATGATGGTCGTCATTGATATCTTCATTGATCCCCGGTCAGATGGCAATTTGGCGATGGATATTGTCAGGGATTCTCTTATTACCTCAAAATATGTGTACATCTCTCCCAAACGCCCATATACGGTTCTGCTGCAGGATTTCCCTTTTTACCGGAGAATTCGTGGCAAGGCATATGTCAATGATCTCCGGTCTGAGTTTGAGTTCAGCTCAGAAGTGACACGCAGGGCATGGGGTGAGCTCTCCCGGCAGGGCATTCTCCCTCCGCCTCCCGCCCGTGTGCCTGAAGAAAATGCAGCAGATTAA
- a CDS encoding glycerophosphodiester phosphodiesterase, producing the protein METEGGDCMFIVGHRGARAVHPENTVSALKEGMRCADFVEIDIRLTRDHIPVILHDATLDRTTDGSGPVGGRTLWEVQMLDAGDGLPVPTLRDVCDLCLSSCGIVAEIKEPGSEGVICSILREYDPDPFWIVSFHSESIREAKRLLPCVKTGLICSTDCADPFASVHAAGADAILPRTDTVTQEFTTEAHRQGLSVVIWTVNSPEAYRRAAAWDADGWVTDDPCSLRAWAKMFTDRQWIRI; encoded by the coding sequence ATGGAGACAGAAGGGGGGGATTGTATGTTTATCGTCGGACACCGGGGGGCACGGGCTGTGCATCCGGAAAACACTGTATCTGCTCTGAAAGAAGGGATGAGGTGTGCGGATTTTGTGGAGATTGACATTCGCCTGACAAGAGATCATATTCCGGTGATCCTCCACGATGCTACCCTTGATCGTACCACAGACGGCAGCGGGCCGGTCGGTGGAAGGACTCTTTGGGAAGTGCAAATGCTTGATGCAGGGGACGGCCTCCCGGTGCCAACCCTGCGGGACGTATGCGATCTCTGCCTCTCCTCCTGCGGGATTGTCGCCGAGATCAAGGAACCGGGTTCAGAAGGAGTCATCTGCAGCATTCTCCGTGAATATGATCCGGATCCCTTTTGGATTGTCTCTTTTCATTCGGAGAGTATCCGTGAGGCAAAACGCCTGCTCCCCTGCGTAAAGACGGGACTCATCTGTTCCACGGACTGTGCAGACCCCTTCGCCTCGGTGCATGCTGCCGGTGCGGATGCCATTCTTCCCCGTACAGACACTGTCACACAGGAATTCACTACAGAGGCACACCGACAGGGACTGTCTGTTGTTATCTGGACAGTGAATTCGCCTGAAGCCTACCGGCGGGCAGCGGCGTGGGATGCAGACGGGTGGGTGACTGATGATCCCTGCAGTCTCCGTGCCTGGGCAAAAATGTTCACTGACCGACAATGGATAAGGATATAG
- a CDS encoding RNA-binding protein: MESSKLYVGNLTYSVTEAQLRELFEDFGDVKDVRVIERKGFGFVEMGTVEEAEKAMEALNETEFTGRTLRIDEARPQRPRTEYRRY, from the coding sequence ATGGAAAGCAGCAAGTTATACGTTGGCAATCTTACGTATTCAGTTACAGAAGCTCAACTGAGAGAATTATTCGAAGATTTTGGCGATGTTAAGGATGTCCGTGTCATTGAACGCAAGGGATTTGGGTTCGTTGAGATGGGCACAGTTGAAGAGGCAGAGAAGGCAATGGAAGCTCTCAATGAGACTGAATTTACCGGCCGCACTCTTAGAATTGATGAAGCACGTCCCCAGAGGCCGCGTACCGAATACAGAAGATACTAA
- a CDS encoding tetratricopeptide repeat protein — protein sequence MRTKEMIQIEAESEYLYRKACELYHGEDYERSMETLEEAVRLSPNFSSALCVMGHCKEKQGADEQALDLYTRAIEVDPYHSKAWYYKGQILTRLGKAEDGKKHIEKAIALSFGR from the coding sequence ATGAGGACAAAAGAAATGATACAGATAGAGGCAGAATCAGAGTATCTCTACCGGAAGGCGTGTGAACTGTACCACGGGGAGGACTATGAACGTTCAATGGAAACGCTTGAAGAGGCGGTACGCCTTTCGCCGAACTTCTCCTCTGCGCTCTGTGTAATGGGGCACTGCAAAGAAAAGCAGGGTGCCGACGAGCAGGCACTGGACTTATACACACGGGCAATTGAAGTTGATCCCTACCATTCGAAAGCATGGTATTACAAAGGGCAGATACTGACCCGGCTTGGAAAGGCCGAAGATGGAAAAAAGCACATTGAAAAAGCTATAGCACTCTCATTTGGGAGATAA
- a CDS encoding response regulator: protein MYVLIVEDSRTQAEVLRDMLKRHGYEAVISKDGKRAFELVRLRKPSLIISDVIMPVMDGYELCATLKRDLVLREIPIILLTALSDSRDVARALQAGADNFITKPYHEEYLIGRVKSILSAPKRRVAADNGVKSIDVSHDGENYHLPADRMKTFDFLLSAYEAAILQHNELLRAQENLRISNENLNNLNQIISIGNRSGNPDAILSALLEKTVNLLGYRMGGIFSLREDHQSAECRYTYGKDPDNREVIQRFRTLDLKNPLIENVVSGGNSVFLSRSQDTAGAADFIFRNPEIINGAILPLVHDMEVVGGILLFNGANPPVSDEAKAFLETVRSEISTAVERAFLLRRLEMANNETNLYLDIMAHDINNANAGALGYLEILSDSLEGKEREYAEKSLSSVNQSIDIITNVSTIRTLHERTAALRAVNLDAVIRTEMLRYGNVIFHYSGTDVCVLADDLIGQIFMNLLGNSAKFAAPEPEITITVEQEGPVVGVCVADDGPGIPDDMKPLIFDRFRKGGSRSGKGLGLFIARSLVEEYGGTIRADDRVRGKPEEGAAIRFTLQAAE, encoded by the coding sequence ATGTATGTCCTGATTGTCGAAGACAGCCGTACTCAGGCCGAAGTCCTGAGAGATATGCTGAAGCGGCATGGCTATGAGGCAGTGATATCAAAAGACGGAAAAAGAGCCTTCGAACTGGTTCGGTTAAGAAAACCGTCTCTGATAATCAGTGATGTTATTATGCCGGTGATGGACGGGTATGAACTCTGTGCAACGCTGAAAAGAGACCTTGTACTCCGCGAAATTCCGATTATCCTGCTCACCGCCCTCTCCGACAGCAGGGATGTTGCTCGTGCTCTTCAGGCAGGAGCAGACAATTTCATCACGAAACCCTACCATGAGGAATACCTTATCGGGCGGGTGAAGAGTATCCTCTCTGCACCAAAACGGCGTGTGGCTGCAGACAATGGCGTGAAATCGATTGACGTTTCCCATGACGGTGAAAATTACCATCTCCCTGCAGACCGCATGAAGACGTTTGACTTTCTCCTCTCTGCATATGAGGCAGCCATTCTGCAGCACAATGAACTTCTGCGTGCACAGGAAAACCTGCGGATTTCAAATGAGAATCTCAATAATCTGAATCAGATCATCAGTATCGGGAATCGGTCAGGCAATCCGGATGCGATTCTTTCTGCGCTGCTGGAAAAGACGGTGAATCTCCTTGGATACCGGATGGGGGGAATATTCTCGCTTCGTGAAGACCATCAGTCTGCAGAGTGCAGGTATACATACGGAAAAGATCCTGACAATAGAGAGGTCATACAGAGGTTCAGGACTCTGGATCTCAAAAATCCTCTGATAGAAAATGTTGTTTCCGGCGGCAATTCCGTATTTTTGTCCCGCAGTCAGGATACTGCCGGAGCGGCTGACTTCATCTTCCGGAACCCTGAGATAATCAATGGTGCAATTCTCCCGCTGGTTCATGATATGGAGGTTGTGGGGGGCATTCTCCTTTTCAATGGGGCAAATCCCCCTGTTTCAGATGAGGCGAAGGCGTTTCTGGAAACGGTCCGCTCAGAGATATCAACTGCGGTAGAGAGGGCATTTTTACTCAGACGGCTCGAAATGGCCAATAATGAGACGAATCTCTATCTCGATATTATGGCGCATGACATCAATAATGCCAATGCCGGTGCGCTGGGATATCTTGAGATCCTCTCCGATTCGCTGGAGGGGAAAGAGAGGGAATATGCTGAGAAATCCCTTTCATCCGTGAATCAGAGTATTGATATCATCACGAATGTTTCCACCATCCGGACACTGCATGAGCGGACCGCCGCTCTGCGTGCGGTTAACCTTGATGCTGTCATCCGAACGGAGATGCTCCGATACGGGAATGTCATTTTCCACTATTCCGGGACGGATGTATGTGTCCTCGCTGATGACCTCATTGGACAGATTTTTATGAATCTCCTGGGAAACAGCGCCAAATTTGCGGCTCCGGAACCGGAGATCACCATCACGGTCGAACAGGAAGGGCCTGTTGTCGGAGTCTGTGTGGCAGATGACGGTCCGGGAATTCCTGATGATATGAAACCCCTGATCTTTGACCGGTTCCGGAAAGGAGGGAGCCGGAGCGGGAAAGGGCTGGGACTGTTCATTGCCCGGAGCCTGGTGGAAGAATACGGGGGCACCATCCGGGCGGACGACCGTGTACGGGGGAAGCCTGAAGAAGGTGCTGCAATCCGGTTCACCTTACAGGCTGCAGAATAA